One region of Duncaniella freteri genomic DNA includes:
- the surE gene encoding 5'/3'-nucleotidase SurE, with protein sequence MDRPLIFITNDDGINAAGLHKLAKIASGFGDVVVGAPDAPQSGKSSALTVNGALELIAHPSEDGVRMFSITGTPVDCVKVAMHAILDRKPDLILSGINHGSNAAVNNIYSGTMGAAMEGCIIGIPSVGFSLLDHSPEADFEPLAPFVADIIRRVLAEGLPKDICLNVNFPAGCTPEGVKVVRAARGHWTEEYGDYTSPHGRPFYWLTGKFHNDEPGNPDTDEYWLARNYGTVVPIRPDQTAADQIEAIKSLID encoded by the coding sequence ATGGACAGACCTCTTATATTTATAACTAATGATGACGGCATTAATGCCGCCGGGTTGCATAAGCTTGCGAAGATCGCTTCCGGTTTTGGCGATGTAGTGGTTGGCGCGCCCGATGCTCCTCAGTCGGGAAAATCATCTGCTCTGACTGTCAATGGCGCGCTCGAACTTATAGCACATCCTTCGGAGGATGGTGTAAGGATGTTCAGCATCACAGGCACTCCTGTCGACTGTGTGAAGGTTGCCATGCATGCCATCCTCGACCGTAAGCCCGATCTGATACTTTCTGGTATAAACCATGGCTCTAACGCTGCGGTAAACAATATCTACTCAGGCACTATGGGTGCTGCTATGGAAGGGTGCATTATCGGGATACCGTCTGTAGGTTTTTCGCTTCTTGACCATTCACCTGAGGCTGATTTCGAACCGTTGGCTCCGTTTGTTGCGGATATCATACGTAGAGTGCTTGCTGAAGGACTTCCGAAGGATATATGCCTGAACGTCAATTTCCCTGCCGGCTGCACTCCTGAGGGTGTCAAGGTGGTGCGGGCCGCCCGCGGGCACTGGACGGAGGAATACGGTGATTACACGTCGCCACATGGCAGGCCGTTCTATTGGCTCACAGGCAAGTTTCACAATGATGAGCCCGGTAATCCTGACACGGATGAATACTGGCTTGCAAGAAACTATGGCACAGTGGTGCCTATCCGTCCTGACCAGACTGCCGCCGACCAGATAGAGGCTATCAAAAGCCTTATAGACTGA
- the rsmI gene encoding 16S rRNA (cytidine(1402)-2'-O)-methyltransferase, whose translation MGKLYIVPTPVGNMADMTPRAIEVLKGCDRIFAEDTRTSGVLLRHFGIETPCSSHHKFNEHTTVRPIIELLLAGETIALISDAGTPGVSDPGFLLTRECRRECVDVETLPGATAFVPALVNSGLPTDRFTFEGFLPPKKGRRTRLERIAANDCTSIIYESPLRLVKTLGELIEVCGADRQASVSREISKLHDTTHRGTLGELEIYFKENIPRGEIVIVLGAPEDNTPKVHKNKYKD comes from the coding sequence ATGGGCAAGCTCTATATAGTGCCGACTCCTGTAGGCAATATGGCGGATATGACCCCTCGGGCAATAGAGGTGCTGAAAGGGTGTGACCGTATCTTTGCCGAGGACACGCGCACGTCGGGTGTCCTGTTAAGGCATTTCGGGATAGAGACCCCATGCTCGTCGCACCATAAGTTCAATGAGCACACGACCGTACGTCCCATAATCGAACTCCTGCTTGCCGGAGAGACGATAGCTCTGATATCCGATGCCGGAACACCTGGTGTAAGTGATCCGGGGTTTCTGCTCACGAGGGAGTGCCGTAGGGAGTGTGTAGATGTGGAGACTCTGCCGGGAGCCACAGCGTTTGTGCCGGCATTGGTAAATTCCGGATTGCCGACCGACCGGTTCACGTTTGAGGGTTTCCTTCCTCCCAAAAAGGGGAGACGCACGCGTCTGGAACGGATCGCCGCAAACGATTGTACAAGTATCATATACGAGTCTCCGCTACGTCTGGTAAAGACATTGGGGGAGTTGATCGAGGTGTGCGGAGCGGACAGGCAGGCAAGTGTGTCGCGTGAGATATCCAAGCTCCATGACACTACCCATAGAGGGACACTCGGAGAACTGGAAATTTATTTCAAGGAGAACATTCCGCGCGGCGAGATTGTTATAGTCTTGGGAGCCCCCGAGGATAATACCCCGAAGGTGCATAAGAACAAATATAAGGATTAG
- a CDS encoding response regulator transcription factor, which translates to METKKKILVVDDEEALCDGLGFNLEAEGYQVDMAYSAEEALALNLAAYDLILLDIMMGEISGTQLARIMKSNPATASVPIIFCTAKDTEEDMISGLDLGADDYIMKPYSLKAVLARIRTVLRRTAAYVAPAKTDSDLVSYKGLVLSAKNRTCTVDGTEVKMPKKEFEILLKLISNRGQVFTRADLLNEIWPDEVVVLDRVVDVNITRIRQKIGIYGKNIVTRSGYGYGFIE; encoded by the coding sequence ATGGAAACAAAAAAGAAGATACTTGTTGTCGATGATGAGGAAGCCCTGTGTGACGGCCTCGGATTCAATCTTGAAGCGGAAGGCTATCAGGTCGACATGGCGTATAGCGCGGAGGAGGCTCTTGCCCTCAACCTTGCCGCCTATGACCTGATACTCCTTGATATTATGATGGGGGAAATATCCGGGACTCAACTGGCACGCATAATGAAGTCAAATCCGGCAACGGCCTCCGTTCCCATCATATTCTGCACAGCAAAAGACACTGAGGAGGATATGATTTCGGGACTTGATCTCGGGGCTGACGACTATATAATGAAGCCTTATTCTCTTAAAGCTGTACTTGCCCGAATAAGGACTGTGCTTCGCCGTACGGCGGCTTATGTCGCACCTGCCAAGACTGATTCTGACCTTGTTTCATACAAGGGGCTGGTTCTGTCTGCAAAAAACAGGACCTGCACGGTTGACGGGACGGAGGTGAAAATGCCCAAAAAGGAGTTTGAGATACTGCTCAAACTAATCTCCAACCGGGGGCAGGTTTTCACCCGTGCGGATTTGCTCAACGAGATATGGCCCGACGAGGTTGTGGTGCTTGACAGGGTTGTAGATGTGAACATAACCCGTATACGCCAGAAAATCGGCATCTACGGCAAGAATATTGTAACTCGCTCGGGCTACGGTTATGGGTTTATTGAATAA
- a CDS encoding very short patch repair endonuclease, translated as MADRMTPQQRSRCMAAIKGKDTRPEIAVRRFLYSQGLRFRVNNRRLPGSPDIVLPRYRTVIFVDGCFWHGHEGCRHSRLPESNREYWLHKITLNRARDYRVDVELRQMGWIVMHIWECEIDETSLQILYQRIVGTPGIGEGYASTSDNDGGSSLAAEPPEAYGLPY; from the coding sequence ATGGCTGATAGAATGACCCCGCAGCAGCGGAGCAGATGCATGGCGGCGATAAAGGGTAAGGATACCCGGCCGGAGATAGCTGTCCGCAGGTTCCTTTACTCGCAGGGGCTCCGTTTCAGGGTCAACAACAGGCGGCTCCCTGGGTCGCCCGATATAGTATTGCCGCGTTACAGGACAGTCATCTTTGTGGATGGCTGTTTTTGGCATGGACATGAGGGTTGCAGGCATTCACGCCTGCCTGAGAGCAACCGTGAGTACTGGCTTCACAAGATAACCCTCAACCGTGCACGTGACTACCGGGTGGATGTGGAGTTACGTCAGATGGGCTGGATAGTGATGCATATATGGGAGTGTGAAATTGATGAGACATCATTGCAGATACTCTATCAGCGCATAGTAGGCACCCCAGGGATAGGGGAGGGGTATGCCTCCACATCGGATAATGATGGTGGAAGCTCGCTCGCTGCCGAACCCCCCGAGGCATACGGATTGCCATATTGA
- the dacB gene encoding D-alanyl-D-alanine carboxypeptidase/D-alanyl-D-alanine-endopeptidase, producing the protein MSRFLIAVALMLCTALRLVAFPLKVAGIDTMRTAVWIHDLRWGYDLVNANIDKSLIPASVMKTVTCASLLNLADSEERFLTVVSATGEVSDSVLNGNIVVKTVGDPTIESQYFDETKGFADSIAASLLRLGVRRVKGDVIIDESRFPDATTPPGWMAEDIPWYYGARLQGSNFRDNRFRLTLPSKKTVPEVPDLKFQFVKSKRRGVKVDRKDGSETMVVSGNMRRGFSETFSMPYPCKAMRAEILAVLGEAGISVDNGTVKDSCDETDIYVHRSPRFGDIMQSLMFRSDNLMAEGMLRAIAPGGTRRQAIEEVQAVWSMLGISAHGVNIVDGSGLSRDNRLTVRFLGEVSRHMLAEEFGNEYISLLPLAGYDGTMKSFLVDTPLEGRVAMKTGSMKGVQSYSGYLLDSEGKPTHLLVFMANGFRCSRAALKNDIQRLLLELFDVSLQGNLQESKE; encoded by the coding sequence ATGTCACGGTTTCTGATAGCTGTGGCGTTGATGCTTTGCACCGCGCTCCGGCTCGTCGCTTTCCCATTGAAAGTGGCTGGGATCGACACTATGCGTACGGCTGTATGGATTCATGATCTCCGTTGGGGATATGACCTGGTGAATGCCAATATCGACAAGAGTCTCATTCCGGCATCAGTCATGAAAACAGTGACATGTGCCTCGCTTCTGAATCTCGCCGACAGTGAGGAGAGGTTTCTCACAGTAGTGTCGGCAACCGGTGAGGTGAGCGACAGTGTGCTGAACGGAAATATTGTGGTGAAAACTGTTGGTGATCCTACCATAGAATCGCAGTATTTCGATGAGACCAAGGGATTTGCCGACAGTATAGCCGCATCATTGCTTAGGCTTGGTGTGCGTCGTGTCAAGGGCGATGTCATCATTGACGAGAGCCGTTTTCCTGACGCTACCACTCCTCCCGGATGGATGGCTGAGGACATACCATGGTATTACGGAGCAAGATTGCAGGGCTCGAATTTCCGCGACAATAGGTTTAGGCTCACATTGCCTTCCAAAAAGACTGTCCCGGAGGTGCCTGACTTGAAATTTCAGTTTGTCAAGTCAAAGCGTCGCGGAGTCAAGGTCGACCGCAAGGACGGATCGGAGACTATGGTGGTGAGCGGGAATATGCGTCGAGGCTTTAGCGAGACATTCTCGATGCCGTATCCGTGCAAGGCTATGCGCGCGGAGATACTGGCAGTGCTTGGTGAAGCGGGCATAAGTGTGGATAACGGCACGGTCAAGGATTCATGTGATGAGACAGATATATACGTGCATCGCTCCCCGCGTTTCGGTGATATAATGCAGAGCCTGATGTTTCGTTCGGACAATCTGATGGCTGAAGGAATGCTCAGGGCTATAGCCCCGGGAGGCACGCGCCGCCAGGCTATCGAAGAAGTGCAGGCGGTGTGGTCCATGCTCGGGATAAGTGCTCATGGCGTTAATATCGTGGACGGCAGCGGACTGTCACGCGACAACAGGCTTACAGTCAGGTTTCTCGGTGAAGTCAGCAGGCATATGCTTGCCGAGGAGTTCGGCAACGAATATATCTCCCTTTTGCCTCTTGCCGGATATGACGGCACTATGAAGAGCTTCCTTGTCGACACGCCGCTTGAAGGTCGGGTGGCAATGAAGACCGGATCGATGAAGGGGGTCCAGTCCTATAGCGGATATCTTCTTGACTCGGAAGGGAAGCCTACACATCTGCTTGTTTTCATGGCAAATGGGTTCAGATGTAGCCGTGCTGCATTAAAAAATGATATTCAGCGTTTGTTATTAGAATTATTTGATGTAAGTTTGCAAGGTAATTTGCAGGAATCAAAAGAATAG
- the pulA gene encoding type I pullulanase encodes MKIIPVFTSVALCCTMETLAENPDVKYLNFPVYSGSDLELTVDDNGTHWRLWSPEAEAAKVSVYSYGLNTPAVRTIDMVRSDGGTWVASLPEKLYGKFYTFSIRHNGKWLKETPGVWAKAVGTNGERAAVINMSDTDPEGWESDKGPALKHINDAVIYEMHHRDFSIDPSSGIVNKGKFLALTEPGTTNPTGETTGIDHLKELGVTHVHILPSYDYNSVDEANLQSGQYNWGYDPLNYNVPDGSYSTNPSEPSTRIREMKEMVKSLHDNGIGVIMDVVYNHTADNDDSNFSLTAPGYYYRHRPDGSYSDASGCGNETASDRQQMRDFIINSVKYWAKEYHIDGFRFDLMAIHDIETMNLVAEALKEINPSIFIYGEGWTAGDSPLPVEKRALKENVARMPRIAVFSDDIRDAIKGHYSDAADRGFATGKPGLEETVKIGIVAATDHPQVDYSKGNNSKFPYAAAPTQIINYVSCHDDLMLTDKLRKSMPEATDAERQRAARLAQTIVFTSQGTPFMFAGEEVFRDKKGVHNSYKSPDSINAIDWNLKHVNAGQTDYYKELIRLRKEHPAFRMTTAEQVARHLKFDKTLPGLISYSLIDNANGDEWKEIKLVFNGSGKPQEVRIPRGEWKVIAEDGRINADGLGSSKGGKIIVPATSALILAKEK; translated from the coding sequence ATGAAAATTATTCCAGTATTTACAAGTGTCGCATTATGCTGTACCATGGAGACATTAGCCGAGAATCCTGATGTAAAGTATCTGAACTTTCCGGTTTATTCAGGTTCCGACCTTGAATTGACAGTGGATGACAATGGCACGCATTGGCGTCTGTGGTCACCTGAGGCTGAGGCTGCCAAGGTGTCGGTCTATTCCTACGGACTTAACACCCCGGCTGTAAGGACCATCGATATGGTGCGTTCTGACGGAGGTACTTGGGTGGCGTCGTTGCCTGAAAAGCTTTATGGGAAGTTTTACACTTTCTCCATCAGGCACAATGGCAAGTGGCTGAAGGAGACACCAGGCGTATGGGCTAAGGCTGTAGGAACAAATGGGGAAAGAGCAGCGGTGATCAACATGTCGGATACCGATCCTGAAGGATGGGAGAGCGACAAGGGGCCTGCCTTAAAGCATATAAACGATGCTGTGATATATGAGATGCATCATCGCGACTTCTCCATCGACCCTTCGTCGGGTATTGTGAACAAGGGTAAGTTCCTGGCACTGACCGAGCCCGGCACGACCAATCCCACAGGAGAGACTACCGGCATAGACCATCTCAAGGAGCTTGGTGTGACTCATGTGCACATTCTCCCATCCTATGACTATAACAGTGTGGATGAGGCAAACCTCCAGTCCGGTCAGTATAACTGGGGCTATGATCCTCTTAACTATAATGTCCCTGACGGGTCGTATTCCACCAATCCTTCCGAGCCTTCCACTCGTATCAGGGAAATGAAGGAAATGGTGAAATCTCTTCATGACAATGGCATAGGAGTGATAATGGATGTGGTGTACAACCACACGGCTGACAATGATGACTCCAATTTCTCGTTGACAGCCCCGGGATATTATTACCGTCATCGTCCGGACGGATCATACAGCGATGCTTCGGGCTGCGGAAACGAGACCGCATCGGACCGTCAGCAGATGAGGGACTTTATCATCAACTCTGTGAAGTATTGGGCTAAGGAGTATCATATCGACGGTTTCCGTTTCGACCTTATGGCAATTCATGATATCGAGACCATGAACCTTGTGGCAGAAGCCCTCAAGGAGATAAATCCGTCGATATTCATATATGGAGAGGGGTGGACTGCCGGAGACTCTCCGTTGCCTGTCGAAAAGCGCGCTCTTAAAGAGAATGTAGCCAGAATGCCTCGTATAGCTGTGTTCAGCGATGACATACGTGATGCCATAAAGGGGCATTACAGCGATGCTGCCGACCGTGGGTTCGCTACCGGCAAACCAGGGCTTGAGGAGACTGTCAAGATAGGGATTGTAGCAGCTACGGATCATCCGCAGGTCGATTACTCCAAGGGCAACAATTCTAAGTTCCCATATGCTGCCGCCCCTACACAGATCATCAATTATGTGTCGTGTCACGACGACCTGATGCTTACTGACAAACTTCGCAAATCCATGCCGGAAGCGACCGATGCCGAGCGTCAGAGAGCAGCGCGGCTGGCGCAGACAATAGTTTTCACCTCGCAGGGCACTCCGTTCATGTTTGCTGGCGAAGAGGTGTTCAGGGATAAGAAAGGGGTGCACAATTCCTATAAATCACCTGACTCCATCAATGCCATCGACTGGAACCTGAAACATGTCAATGCCGGACAGACTGATTATTATAAGGAGCTTATCAGGCTGAGAAAGGAGCATCCTGCGTTCAGAATGACAACTGCCGAACAGGTAGCTCGCCACCTGAAATTCGACAAGACACTTCCCGGGCTCATATCATACTCTCTCATTGATAATGCCAACGGAGATGAATGGAAGGAGATAAAACTCGTGTTCAATGGTTCCGGCAAACCTCAGGAGGTCAGGATTCCGCGTGGCGAGTGGAAAGTGATTGCGGAGGACGGACGCATAAACGCCGACGGTCTCGGCTCATCCAAGGGTGGCAAAATCATAGTCCCGGCAACCTCAGCTCTCATTCTTGCAAAAGAGAAATGA
- a CDS encoding NINE protein produces the protein MKYFITFNGQTVGPMTKEQIYAYPVTPDTPVCTEENQKWTPLYMFPDLMEGLSNPERMQSPAEVNTTGKDKIVCGVLAIVLGTLGAHYFYMGKAGGAIICILLSIITCGLWGILTLIQGVMMLTMTQADFERKYVLSSSTFPLF, from the coding sequence ATGAAGTATTTTATTACATTTAACGGTCAGACAGTGGGACCGATGACCAAGGAGCAGATCTATGCTTATCCTGTCACACCCGACACTCCGGTTTGCACTGAGGAGAACCAGAAATGGACTCCGCTCTACATGTTCCCCGATCTGATGGAGGGACTCAGCAATCCCGAACGTATGCAGTCACCCGCTGAGGTCAACACCACAGGCAAGGACAAGATAGTATGCGGGGTGCTGGCGATAGTTCTCGGTACGCTTGGTGCGCATTATTTCTATATGGGAAAGGCCGGAGGTGCGATAATATGTATCCTTCTTTCGATCATAACATGTGGATTATGGGGAATCCTTACGCTGATACAGGGTGTGATGATGCTCACCATGACACAAGCCGACTTCGAGCGTAAATACGTGCTCTCTTCTTCCACTTTCCCGCTGTTCTGA
- a CDS encoding metallophosphoesterase encodes MIRKFLIAALALISSFGAIAQTEIAKGDVNLMVVSDLGRNGHYDQKPVAATMGRIAEQIGPDAILALGDTHHYGGVESVTDPLWMTNYELIYDHPELMVNWYPVCGNHEYRGNTQAVIDYSGISRRWEMPARYYTKTFEDDGTTVKVVFLDTTPLIDKYRKKTDTYPDAVNQDTEAQLQWLEKTLTEATEDWIVVVGHHPIYAYTDKSESERTDMQKKVDTILRKHNVDMYICGHIHNYQHIRRPDSKIDYVVNTSGSLTRTPKEIEGTVFCNNSPGFSVLTADKENLKLNLLDKEGKTIHVVSRSK; translated from the coding sequence ATGATTCGTAAATTTCTTATCGCGGCTTTGGCTCTCATCTCCTCTTTTGGAGCCATTGCCCAGACTGAAATCGCCAAAGGCGATGTGAACCTGATGGTAGTGTCAGACCTCGGACGCAACGGCCACTATGACCAGAAGCCTGTTGCCGCGACAATGGGCAGAATTGCAGAACAAATAGGACCCGATGCTATTCTTGCTCTTGGCGACACACATCACTACGGCGGAGTGGAGAGTGTGACAGACCCCTTGTGGATGACCAACTATGAGCTTATCTACGACCACCCGGAGCTTATGGTGAACTGGTATCCCGTCTGCGGCAACCATGAATATCGCGGCAACACCCAAGCGGTTATCGATTATTCCGGCATATCCCGCCGTTGGGAGATGCCGGCAAGATATTACACCAAGACCTTTGAAGATGACGGGACAACTGTCAAGGTGGTATTTCTCGACACTACTCCTTTGATTGACAAATACAGGAAAAAGACCGACACATATCCCGATGCTGTGAATCAGGATACCGAAGCCCAGTTGCAATGGCTCGAAAAGACTTTGACAGAGGCGACGGAAGACTGGATCGTTGTGGTCGGTCATCATCCCATCTATGCCTATACCGACAAGTCGGAATCTGAGCGAACAGATATGCAGAAGAAAGTTGACACAATTCTGCGGAAGCACAATGTGGACATGTATATCTGCGGTCATATCCACAATTACCAGCACATCCGCCGCCCGGATTCAAAAATCGACTATGTGGTCAACACATCCGGCTCCCTCACACGGACTCCGAAAGAAATCGAGGGCACCGTATTTTGCAACAATTCTCCCGGATTCTCTGTCCTGACCGCCGACAAAGAGAATCTTAAACTGAATTTGCTCGATAAAGAAGGCAAAACCATACATGTGGTAAGCCGCTCCAAATAG
- a CDS encoding TonB-dependent receptor, translating to MKKVMSTFWVALASSLTIMAADSPKYGQLKGRILDNEKNPLPGAVVIIDSNKLSAVTDLDGFFSFANLSSGNHNLKVTYIGFLPVSKTIVVSEKSTVDDIVMSDTSRELNEVVVTGVFSGQQRAINAQKNNINITNVVSADQIGKFPDSNIGDALKRISGINVQYDQGEARFGQVRGTPAEFSSVTINGSRLPSAEGDIRNVQLDLIPSDMIQTIEVSKTLMPDQDGDAIGGSINLVTKNSPHRFTIGAVAGTGYNWISRKAQMNFGLTLGNRFFNDRFGVMLAASYNNAPAGSYNTEFIWEKDDDGKIYVNDYQIRQYYVTRERQSYSLSLDWKFNDFNKVWFKGIFNNRNDWENRYRTTLKDITSEGKADVRVQTKGGSGDERNARLERQRTMDFTLGGENRLGILGMDWKLGYARATEKRPNERYIDYRLKSQRFSFDLSNPREPFATPDEGYTMILNDDFSLKELTQQQEDIVEQDFKAALDFKARLSERSKIKFGCKFVNKTKDKEIDYYEYTPLDKKAFNTDALAHTTDQSTDRFMPSSKYQTGTFVDKKFLGSLNLDDSNLFEREQIAEELAGNFHARENVASGYVRIDSRLSDNLNFMGGLRVENTSLRYIGRNYDDESNSVSKTEPETSNYINFLPSLLLKWDINKDFMLRAGYNQSISRPKYSALVPGMNIKRGDNEIRIGNPGLKATTSHNIDLNTEYYWKSIGLVSAGIFYKRIEGFIVDEVAYNKEYQGTVWTKFTQPKNGGNANLFGVEMAWQRDFSFITPAMKCLGLYATYTYTHSRITDFNFEDRENEKGLSLPGSPEHTSNLSLYFDKCGFSARASFNYASAFIDEMGASSFYDRYYDAVKYLDLNVSYTFGRKTKITVYADCNNLLNQPLRYYQGSKDYTMQQEYYGVKLNGGVKVTF from the coding sequence ATGAAAAAAGTAATGTCAACTTTTTGGGTCGCACTTGCTTCAAGTCTGACCATTATGGCGGCTGACAGTCCGAAATACGGACAACTTAAAGGCCGCATCCTTGACAATGAGAAGAACCCGCTGCCGGGGGCGGTGGTTATCATTGACAGCAACAAGCTGTCGGCGGTTACAGATCTCGACGGCTTTTTCTCGTTTGCCAACCTTTCATCCGGGAATCATAATCTGAAAGTAACTTATATCGGTTTTCTTCCGGTCAGTAAAACAATCGTGGTTTCGGAAAAATCGACGGTTGACGACATTGTAATGTCGGATACATCACGGGAACTGAATGAAGTTGTAGTGACCGGCGTTTTCTCCGGGCAGCAGAGAGCCATAAATGCCCAGAAGAATAATATCAATATAACCAATGTGGTGTCTGCCGACCAGATTGGCAAATTCCCCGACTCGAATATCGGAGACGCTCTGAAACGTATAAGCGGTATCAATGTGCAGTATGATCAGGGCGAGGCCCGCTTCGGTCAGGTACGCGGCACTCCGGCTGAGTTCAGTTCAGTGACAATCAACGGGTCAAGACTGCCATCGGCCGAGGGAGACATTCGCAATGTTCAGCTTGACCTTATACCGTCCGATATGATTCAGACAATAGAGGTCAGCAAGACACTTATGCCGGATCAGGACGGCGATGCTATCGGCGGTTCTATCAACCTCGTTACGAAAAATTCGCCACACAGATTTACTATCGGAGCCGTAGCGGGAACAGGCTACAACTGGATAAGCCGTAAGGCGCAGATGAATTTCGGACTCACTCTCGGTAACCGTTTCTTCAATGACCGCTTCGGAGTGATGCTTGCGGCCTCCTATAATAATGCGCCAGCCGGATCATATAACACAGAATTTATATGGGAAAAGGATGACGACGGCAAAATCTATGTCAACGACTATCAGATAAGGCAGTATTATGTCACACGAGAGCGACAGAGCTACTCATTGTCGCTCGACTGGAAGTTCAATGACTTCAACAAGGTCTGGTTCAAGGGTATTTTCAACAACCGCAATGATTGGGAAAACCGTTACAGGACAACACTCAAAGACATTACGTCCGAAGGGAAAGCCGATGTGCGTGTCCAGACAAAAGGAGGTTCGGGTGACGAACGAAACGCCCGTCTTGAACGCCAACGGACAATGGATTTCACTTTGGGAGGTGAAAACCGTTTAGGTATCCTTGGCATGGACTGGAAACTGGGATATGCACGGGCTACGGAGAAACGCCCGAATGAGAGATACATCGACTACCGTCTCAAATCGCAGAGGTTCAGTTTCGACCTGAGTAATCCGAGAGAGCCATTTGCCACTCCCGACGAAGGATATACAATGATCTTGAATGATGACTTCTCGCTCAAAGAGCTTACACAGCAGCAGGAGGATATTGTGGAGCAGGACTTCAAGGCGGCACTGGATTTCAAGGCCCGACTTAGCGAACGCTCAAAAATCAAGTTTGGATGCAAGTTCGTGAACAAGACAAAAGATAAGGAGATAGACTATTACGAATACACTCCGCTTGACAAAAAGGCATTTAACACAGATGCGCTTGCACATACCACAGACCAAAGTACCGACAGATTCATGCCTTCCTCAAAATATCAGACCGGCACATTCGTTGACAAGAAATTTCTTGGCTCCCTCAATCTTGACGATTCCAATTTGTTTGAGCGAGAGCAAATTGCAGAGGAACTTGCGGGCAATTTCCATGCGAGGGAGAATGTGGCATCAGGTTATGTGCGTATTGATTCCAGACTTTCCGACAACCTTAACTTTATGGGCGGTCTGCGTGTCGAGAACACATCACTGCGTTACATAGGCAGAAATTACGATGATGAATCCAACAGTGTCTCCAAGACCGAGCCTGAGACTTCAAATTATATAAATTTCCTCCCCTCATTATTATTGAAATGGGACATCAACAAGGATTTCATGCTGCGTGCCGGTTATAACCAGTCCATATCCCGGCCAAAATATTCCGCACTCGTTCCCGGCATGAATATCAAACGTGGCGACAATGAGATAAGGATCGGGAATCCAGGTCTGAAAGCAACGACATCTCACAATATCGACCTCAACACTGAATATTACTGGAAATCAATCGGACTTGTGTCCGCCGGAATTTTCTATAAAAGAATAGAAGGATTCATCGTTGATGAGGTGGCTTATAACAAGGAGTATCAGGGTACTGTCTGGACTAAGTTCACACAACCTAAAAACGGTGGCAACGCTAATCTTTTCGGAGTGGAAATGGCATGGCAGCGTGATTTCAGTTTCATCACACCGGCGATGAAGTGTCTCGGACTTTACGCTACATACACCTATACCCACTCACGCATTACCGACTTCAACTTCGAGGATCGTGAAAACGAGAAAGGCCTTAGCTTGCCCGGCTCTCCCGAGCATACATCCAATCTCTCGCTATATTTCGACAAGTGCGGTTTCTCCGCAAGAGCCTCATTCAACTATGCCTCGGCATTTATCGACGAAATGGGCGCAAGTTCGTTCTACGACCGATACTATGATGCCGTGAAATATCTGGACCTTAACGTCAGCTACACATTCGGGCGCAAAACAAAAATAACCGTATATGCCGACTGCAATAACCTCCTCAATCAGCCTCTGCGCTATTATCAAGGTAGCAAGGACTACACGATGCAGCAGGAATATTACGGAGTGAAACTCAACGGCGGTGTAAAAGTAACATTCTAA